The Lycium barbarum isolate Lr01 chromosome 10, ASM1917538v2, whole genome shotgun sequence genome includes a region encoding these proteins:
- the LOC132613792 gene encoding uncharacterized protein LOC132613792 produces the protein MVAESWFRNFWKNSKKLEHGGHQKVLVGVLAFEVASLMSKLVHVWQSLSDKQVARLRDEIMNSVGIKKLISDDDSYIARMICTELVENLGHVAIAVSRLAKKCNDPFLKSFEQAFNDLLKVGADPYGWQLSWKKMDKKVKKMERFIVVNANLYQEMENLSDLEQTLRRLKGNDDADSITLVEYEKKLAWKRQEVKHLKDVSIWNRTYDYTVRLLARSLFTIFSRIGHVFGVDPVVDERAKASRDLDSDHIHRSHSVAAYAQSSVHPSENSLTRFSSEPVENILAKSGPISSTRNMHISYSGPLKSSTSTASPIPGRHSSAGFYSGPLGKSTTKSGQLPLLNKSGMRWWKSRDRSNPKHARPTSVGPLKGCIMIGNASPVSNCHLDPQYGFHSGFLSSMKGANSIVKGLSDGYSTCSYLTSYNAKKRLLNAPPETLGAAALALHYSNVIIVIEKLVASPHLIGHDAREDLYNMLPASLRGALRAKLKPFAKSLTSSVYDTVLAGEWNEAMLGILEWLAPLAHNMIRWQSERSFEHQNFVSRTNVLLVQTLYYANQEKTESAITELLVGLNYIWRYGREVNAKAIEECASARMMFNDDYLDE, from the coding sequence ATGGTTGCGGAATCTTGGTTTCGCAATTTCTGGAAAAATTCTAAAAAGCTTGAACATGGTGGTCATCAAAAAGTGCTTGTTGGTGTTCTAGCATTTGAAGTTGCAAGTTTAATGTCTAAACTGGTTCATGTATGGCAATCTCTGAGTGATAAACAAGTGGCTCGATTGAGGGATGAGATAATGAACTCGGTTGGTATAAAGAAGCTAATTTCGGATGATGATTCGTATATTGCAAGGATGATATGTACTGAGTTGGTTGAAAACTTGGGACACGTAGCAATTGCTGTTTCTAGGCTTGCGAAAAAATGCAACGACCCGTTCTTGAAAAGTTTCGAGCAAGCCTTCAATGATTTGCTAAAAGTCGGTGCTGATCCGTACGGTTGGCAACTTTCATGGAAGAAGATGGACAAGAAAGTGAAGAAAATGGAACGGTTTATTGTGGTAAATGCGAATTTGTATCAAGAAATGGAGAATCTTTCTGATCTTGAACAGACATTGAGGAGATTGAAAGGAAATGATGATGCAGATAGCATTACTTTAGTTGAATACGAGAAGAAGCTCGCGTGGAAGCGACAAGAAGTGAAGCATCTTAAGGATGTTTCAATTTGGAATCGGACTTATGATTATACAGTCCGACTTTTGGCAAGATCCCTTTTTACTATATTTAGTAGGATAGGGCATGTGTTTGGAGTCGATCCCGTTGTGGATGAGAGGGCTAAAGCATCGAGAGATTTAGATTCCGATCATATCCATCGGAGCCACTCAGTTGCTGCTTATGCCCAATCATCTGTTCACCCATCTGAAAATAGTCTAACTAGATTTTCCTCAGAACCAGTAGAAAACATCCTTGCCAAATCTGGGCCAATTTCAAGCACAAGAAACATGCATATTTCTTATTCGGGTCCCCTAAAAAGTTCAACTTCAACGGCCAGCCCGATTCCCGGAAGACATTCTTCTGCTGGCTTCTATTCCGGTCCTCTGGGAAAGTCAACAACAAAATCTGGGCAGCTCCCTTTGTTGAACAAATCCGGCATGAGGTGGTGGAAATCTCGTGATCGTTCAAATCCCAAACATGCTCGACCGACCTCTGTGGGACCGCTAAAAGGCTGCATTATGATTGGGAACGCTTCTCCTGTGAGTAATTGCCATCTAGATCCGCAATACGGATTTCATTCTGGTTTTCTCAGTTCAATGAAAGGAGCTAATAGTATAGTAAAAGGCCTTTCCGATGGCTATTCTACTTGCTCTTATCTGACAAGTTATAATGCGAAAAAAAGGTTGTTAAACGCTCCTCCAGAAACTCTCGGGGCTGCTGCCTTAGCATTGCATTATTCAAATGTCATTATCGTAATTGAGAAACTTGTAGCATCTCCTCACTTGATCGGACACGATGCAAGAGAAGACCTATACAACATGTTACCGGCTAGTTTAAGAGGAGCCCTCAGGGCGAAATTAAAGCCGTTTGCTAAGAGCTTAACGTCATCGGTTTACGACACGGTTCTTGCTGGAGAATGGAATGAAGCAATGTTGGGGATACTAGAATGGCTCGCTCCGCTTGCTCATAACATGATAAGATGGCAATCTGAACGGAGTTTCGAGCATCAGAATTTCGTGTCCAGAACGAATGTGCTGCTCGTACAAACCCTCTATTATGCAAATCAAGAAAAGACGGAATCAGCAATTACGGAGCTGCTCGTCGGGCTAAACTACATATGGAGGTATGGAAGGGAAGTGAATGCAAAAGCAATAGAGGAATGTGCAAGTGCTAGAATGATGTTTAATGATGATTACTTGGATGAATGA